Proteins found in one bacterium genomic segment:
- a CDS encoding GntR family transcriptional regulator has translation MDGVRDSIIDAVITGQLGPGDRVIEANLSRDLGVSRGPVREAFRELAEQGLLVLAPHRGATVPVLTERDAYEIYSIMMFTERLALRLVKDHLSDALLLRFKEALQAMRTAAERGDAAGVAHADLAFNDALYAFAGHRRLQRLWQGLKFQCYLLVREYADRTYASLPAIVEHHATIADLLEHARWDQLRKYLENNADRVDARLLELLKPTEPSRREA, from the coding sequence GTGGACGGAGTGCGCGACTCAATCATCGACGCCGTCATCACCGGCCAGCTCGGCCCCGGCGACAGAGTTATCGAGGCGAATTTGTCTCGTGACTTGGGCGTCAGTCGCGGGCCTGTCCGCGAGGCATTTCGCGAGCTTGCCGAGCAAGGGCTCTTGGTGCTGGCCCCTCATCGAGGCGCGACCGTTCCCGTGCTCACGGAGCGGGATGCGTACGAGATATATAGCATCATGATGTTCACGGAACGACTCGCCCTGCGGCTTGTAAAAGATCATCTATCTGATGCCCTCTTACTGCGGTTCAAAGAGGCTCTGCAAGCGATGCGCACCGCCGCGGAACGTGGCGATGCCGCAGGAGTTGCTCACGCGGATTTGGCATTCAACGATGCTCTGTACGCATTCGCGGGGCATCGGCGCTTGCAGCGGTTATGGCAAGGTTTGAAGTTCCAATGCTACCTCTTGGTCAGAGAATACGCGGACCGCACTTACGCGTCACTGCCAGCGATTGTGGAACACCATGCGACAATCGCCGACCTGCTCGAGCACGCTCGTTGGGATCAATTGCGCAAGTATCTTGAGAACAACGCCGATCGCGTCGACGCGCGATTACTCGAACTATTGAAGCCTACAGAGCCGTCGCGCCGTGAAGCGTAG
- a CDS encoding ABC transporter substrate-binding protein, translated as MRRALAVWLAAMMCVGTLGVQLTSAQVGSQVVVDQGTDVESMDPMFTQARFSDNVMLTMFETLVTRDSQMRYQPRLAESWRIISPTVWQFRLRKGVRFHDGEPFNAEAVKYTINRLYDPALKAPSFLKGFVKYDHIDIVDDYTLNIVMKETSPLVLEWLVYFYMMAPKYYSGVTEAQASLRPVGTGPYVFKEWIHDDHVTVTANPTYWGPKPKIQTLVFRPVPEAGTRIADLLSGAADIITNVPPDQINRINNSSNAAVKTVEGGRDIFIGMRTDRPPFNDTRVRQAMNYAVDVDAILKSILSGRGRRMATLVNAYADPAVKPYPYDPNKAKSLLAEAGWKLQNNVLMKNGQPFSVTMDTPVGRYISDKEIAEATASYLQAIGVQVKVNPLAWPVYSKKMFEDVNPADMYLLGLGSSFDGQDEIRYVEKDFGYNPTYWNNAEFEKQYDLLNHTVDPKQRTPILYKLQEIAHDDAPLIFLYKQTDFYGVNKRLNWAPRADELIILENASVK; from the coding sequence ATGCGGCGAGCGCTTGCGGTTTGGTTGGCGGCGATGATGTGCGTTGGCACATTGGGGGTACAGTTAACGAGCGCTCAAGTAGGTTCACAAGTAGTTGTCGACCAGGGGACCGATGTGGAAAGCATGGACCCGATGTTCACGCAAGCCCGCTTCAGCGACAACGTCATGCTCACCATGTTCGAGACCCTAGTGACTCGCGATAGCCAGATGCGTTATCAACCGAGGCTAGCAGAGAGCTGGCGAATCATCAGTCCAACTGTGTGGCAGTTCAGGTTGCGGAAAGGCGTGCGCTTTCACGATGGAGAGCCATTTAACGCGGAGGCAGTTAAGTACACTATCAACCGCCTGTACGATCCGGCGCTGAAGGCGCCGAGTTTTCTCAAGGGATTCGTCAAATACGACCACATTGACATCGTAGACGACTATACTCTGAACATTGTCATGAAAGAGACGTCACCGCTTGTGCTGGAGTGGCTTGTCTATTTTTACATGATGGCGCCTAAGTACTACAGTGGGGTGACGGAGGCGCAGGCGTCCCTCCGACCGGTCGGAACGGGGCCGTACGTCTTTAAGGAATGGATCCACGACGATCATGTGACTGTGACGGCTAATCCAACCTATTGGGGACCCAAACCGAAGATTCAGACGCTTGTGTTTCGCCCGGTCCCCGAAGCCGGCACCCGCATCGCGGACTTGCTGTCGGGTGCGGCTGATATCATCACCAACGTGCCTCCCGATCAGATAAACCGCATCAACAACAGCTCCAACGCAGCGGTGAAGACAGTTGAGGGAGGGCGGGACATTTTCATTGGAATGCGAACGGATCGCCCACCGTTTAACGATACTCGCGTGCGCCAGGCAATGAACTATGCGGTGGACGTGGATGCCATCTTGAAATCCATCCTGAGCGGCCGGGGTCGTCGAATGGCAACTCTTGTCAATGCGTATGCTGATCCTGCGGTGAAACCGTACCCGTACGATCCAAACAAGGCGAAGTCACTGCTGGCCGAGGCTGGCTGGAAGCTCCAGAATAATGTTCTCATGAAGAACGGACAGCCGTTTAGCGTCACGATGGACACCCCTGTGGGACGCTACATCAGCGACAAGGAGATCGCAGAGGCGACCGCATCGTACTTGCAGGCCATCGGTGTTCAAGTCAAAGTGAATCCGCTGGCGTGGCCAGTGTATTCGAAGAAGATGTTCGAGGATGTCAACCCCGCGGACATGTACTTACTAGGACTCGGGTCTTCCTTTGACGGTCAGGATGAGATTCGGTACGTTGAGAAGGACTTCGGTTATAACCCGACCTATTGGAACAACGCAGAGTTTGAGAAGCAGTACGACCTCCTCAATCACACAGTCGATCCAAAACAACGGACGCCGATCTTGTACAAGTTGCAGGAGATCGCTCATGATGATGCTCCGCTCATTTTTCTTTACAAACAGACGGATTTTTACGGTGTCAACAAGCGGCTCAACTGGGCGCCGCGCGCTGACGAACTCATTATTCTGGAGAATGCCTCTGTGAAGTAA
- a CDS encoding succinylglutamate desuccinylase/aspartoacylase family protein codes for MTVVSSGQPGVKTYGTLAFAHPVLTAFSWPYVSIRGDRAGPTVCVTAGMHGSEYAGIEAALRLANELEPGRLAGHVIVLPIINQLAFWDRVAGVVPADGKNLSRVFPGRRDGTATEVMAAYLFDEVFARCDALIDLHGGDVMERLMPFTIYQETDDPVLDAKSRALAASYGLPLAVRRSKEVLRRPVPGYMQAAAGMRGIPAIVAEAGGEDQAKPSDVDVHLRGLRNSLTHLGVISGGSVSPAPLRLVEFTLVSASREGLFSSSVDLGDQVRSGQLIGQLRDLWGRHLEDVIAPVDATVLFFSTSMAAKQGQLLFGLGAPVSAG; via the coding sequence GTGACGGTTGTGTCGAGCGGACAACCAGGGGTAAAGACTTATGGCACCCTTGCGTTTGCGCATCCTGTCCTCACAGCCTTTTCATGGCCCTATGTCTCGATCCGGGGGGACAGAGCTGGTCCCACGGTTTGTGTGACCGCCGGAATGCACGGATCGGAGTATGCGGGGATCGAAGCGGCTCTGCGTCTTGCGAACGAGTTAGAACCCGGGCGGCTGGCCGGGCACGTGATTGTCCTCCCGATCATCAACCAACTGGCGTTTTGGGACCGAGTTGCGGGCGTGGTGCCCGCAGACGGAAAGAACCTCAGTCGCGTCTTTCCGGGACGCCGGGATGGGACGGCGACAGAGGTGATGGCTGCATATTTGTTTGACGAAGTTTTTGCCAGGTGTGACGCGCTCATCGATCTGCACGGTGGGGATGTTATGGAACGCTTGATGCCGTTTACGATCTATCAAGAGACGGATGACCCGGTTCTTGACGCCAAGTCGCGTGCGCTGGCAGCCAGCTACGGGCTTCCCCTGGCAGTGCGTCGCTCGAAGGAAGTGTTACGACGTCCCGTGCCCGGCTACATGCAGGCGGCTGCGGGCATGCGCGGCATCCCCGCGATCGTGGCAGAGGCGGGAGGAGAGGACCAAGCAAAGCCGTCAGATGTCGACGTGCATTTGCGAGGGTTGCGCAACAGCCTCACCCACCTCGGTGTCATCTCCGGCGGGAGTGTTTCGCCAGCTCCTTTGCGCCTCGTCGAGTTCACGTTAGTGTCAGCGAGCCGGGAGGGACTCTTTTCATCGTCGGTTGATCTTGGCGATCAGGTTCGGTCTGGGCAACTCATCGGTCAGTTGCGAGATCTGTGGGGACGTCATCTGGAAGACGTCATTGCTCCGGTCGACGCGACAGTACTATTCTTCAGCACGAGCATGGCGGCGAAGCAAGGCCAATTGTTGTTTGGGCTCGGAGCACCGGTGTCCGCGGGCTAG
- a CDS encoding ABC transporter permease, with protein MASFVARRLLDSLMVLVGVSFIAFAILFLSGDPTYLMIPENYTRDQIAEFRHQMGFDRPWYVQYGDFLGHAAHGDFGVSLRSQIPALPLVLERMPATLELAVTAMVLSLVVSLPLGVQAATHRGTLIDTSSMVGGLLGQSTPGFWLGLILILVFGVELRWLPVSGRGGLTHLVLPGFTLAMYSMGRTARVVRASMLDALGNDFIRTARAKGMPNRIVVYRHALRNALLPIVTLVGLDFGVLLGGAIITETVFAWPGVGRLVVNAIYEKDFPIVETAVIVIATVFVLLNLCVDVAYGYLDPRVRYE; from the coding sequence GTGGCGTCATTTGTCGCGCGTCGCCTGCTCGATTCGCTGATGGTTCTTGTTGGCGTGAGTTTCATCGCATTCGCGATCCTGTTTCTCTCTGGGGACCCGACGTATCTCATGATTCCTGAGAACTATACGCGCGACCAAATCGCAGAATTTCGGCATCAAATGGGCTTCGATCGCCCTTGGTACGTGCAATACGGAGATTTCCTAGGTCATGCAGCACACGGCGACTTTGGGGTGTCATTGCGTAGTCAGATCCCAGCTTTGCCACTGGTCTTGGAGCGGATGCCTGCCACACTGGAATTGGCGGTCACTGCGATGGTGCTCTCGCTCGTCGTGTCACTTCCACTAGGCGTACAGGCGGCAACGCACCGTGGGACATTGATTGACACCAGCAGCATGGTTGGAGGCTTGCTTGGGCAGTCCACGCCTGGGTTTTGGTTGGGCCTCATCCTCATCCTTGTCTTCGGCGTAGAACTCCGGTGGCTTCCCGTTTCTGGTCGTGGCGGGTTGACTCATTTGGTACTCCCAGGTTTCACGCTTGCAATGTACTCTATGGGGCGCACAGCGCGAGTCGTTCGAGCATCAATGCTTGACGCCCTTGGGAATGATTTCATCAGAACTGCACGAGCGAAGGGAATGCCAAACAGAATAGTAGTGTATCGCCACGCATTGCGCAACGCTCTCTTGCCGATCGTAACCTTGGTTGGACTTGATTTCGGCGTTCTGCTCGGAGGCGCAATCATCACCGAGACCGTGTTTGCGTGGCCCGGTGTCGGGCGGCTGGTTGTCAACGCGATCTATGAAAAGGATTTTCCGATCGTCGAGACCGCAGTCATCGTCATCGCCACCGTGTTTGTGCTTTTGAACCTTTGCGTGGACGTCGCCTACGGCTATCTTGATCCTCGCGTGCGGTACGAGTGA
- a CDS encoding ABC transporter permease, with protein sequence MSTPAIRNLCRSPGAIVGAFLLSVVVCAAIMAPWLAPASPTLVHVQDRLLAPLTVQDGMRHWLGTDALGRDVLSRLLVGARISLFVGLTAVAIGGSLGTAIGLVSGYHGSWTDRVIMRFGDMQLAFPFILLALAVMAVLGPGLGNIIGVLGVTSWVTYARVVRAEVLSVREREYVQSARAMGASVGRILLVHALPNVISTAIVVATFSVASTILSEAGLSFLGLGVGAGTPTWGSMLADAREYVTDAWWLTTFPGLAILTTVLGVNLVGDWLRDYLDPRLR encoded by the coding sequence GTGTCGACTCCTGCGATTCGCAATCTCTGCCGCTCCCCGGGCGCTATTGTGGGCGCCTTTCTATTGTCGGTTGTCGTCTGCGCCGCGATCATGGCGCCATGGCTTGCGCCCGCGTCGCCCACTCTTGTCCACGTACAGGATCGGTTGTTGGCACCGTTGACCGTGCAAGATGGAATGCGGCACTGGCTGGGGACGGATGCGCTGGGACGCGACGTCTTGAGCCGGTTACTGGTTGGCGCACGGATCTCGTTATTCGTCGGCCTTACTGCAGTGGCCATTGGGGGTAGCCTTGGAACTGCGATTGGGCTTGTCAGTGGCTACCACGGGAGCTGGACCGATCGCGTGATCATGCGCTTTGGTGACATGCAACTTGCGTTCCCCTTCATCTTGTTGGCGCTAGCGGTGATGGCCGTGCTCGGTCCCGGTCTCGGCAACATCATCGGCGTGCTGGGGGTAACGAGTTGGGTCACCTATGCGCGTGTGGTCCGTGCGGAAGTGTTGTCTGTGAGAGAGCGTGAATACGTGCAGTCCGCACGTGCGATGGGAGCGTCGGTAGGTCGGATCTTGCTCGTTCATGCGCTACCCAATGTCATCAGCACCGCCATTGTAGTAGCAACGTTCTCCGTGGCGAGCACAATCCTATCGGAGGCCGGCCTAAGTTTTCTTGGACTAGGTGTCGGAGCAGGAACACCTACTTGGGGGTCCATGCTTGCCGACGCTCGCGAATACGTGACGGATGCCTGGTGGTTGACGACCTTCCCGGGGCTAGCGATCCTGACAACGGTTCTAGGAGTGAATCTGGTCGGGGACTGGCTTCGTGACTATCTCGACCCCCGGCTTCGGTAG